A single region of the Neodiprion pinetum isolate iyNeoPine1 chromosome 5, iyNeoPine1.2, whole genome shotgun sequence genome encodes:
- the Dhc36C gene encoding LOW QUALITY PROTEIN: dynein axonemal heavy chain 7 (The sequence of the model RefSeq protein was modified relative to this genomic sequence to represent the inferred CDS: deleted 2 bases in 1 codon; substituted 1 base at 1 genomic stop codon), whose amino-acid sequence MELKEFMLRAEEVTIVQVEAKLHEIIEYILFLSDYWILTNDEIQNNNKTFHWYHTMPIIFEDHKAMVELKIVEFQETLKARYQKFTDELAQYAKQAEELQYWNDIEDIHRYQKKAQNLENKLIAAMEKIDRFNEEEVSFGWETTQYPERKKIVDRMMPFKKLFDSGCEFLTKYERWMNAMIGSYQPEEIDSDVGIAYRTIYKLEKSFLEPGPKKLAMAVHEKIDEFRQHMPVIMTLGNPGIKARHWEQISEIVGFPIKVDSELTLGKVLELGLDDYIVRFESISEAASKENTLEKNLEKMQKDWVDMSFTVNPYKDSGTFVIAGVDEIQLMLDDHITRTMTMKNSAYIKPFESKILRWEGKLHLLQDILDQWLKVQATWMYLEPIFSSPDIQQQMPEEGRRFSAVDKTWRDIMKTVYSDSRVLSVLEIDKMLERLRKSFGLLELIQKGLNEYLEKKRLYFPRFFFLSNDELLEILSETKDPTRVQPHLKKCFEGIAKLAFNSDLEVSKMKSAEGEEVDLIDIISTAAARGQVEKWLLELEGDMRRSVRQMVILAIDAYPIKERSTWVLEWPGQTVLCVGSMYWTVQIEEAMPLGVPGLKNYLDLCNAQLNEIILLVRGKLSTQNRITLGALVTLDVHARDVLVGLWQDQVVVNNDFKWLCQLRYYWQENLCVYMINSSLYYGYEYLGNSPRLVITPLTDRCYRTLFGALSLHLGGAPEGPAGTGKTETTKDLAKAIAKQCVVFNCSDGLDYIALGKFFKGLASCGAWSCFDEFNRIDLEVLSVVAQQILTIQRGINSGASKLLFEGTEIWLDPSCAVFITMNPGYAGRSELPDNLKALFRSVAMMVPDYALISENTLYSYGFYNGRPLAVKIVTAYKLCSEQLSSQCHYDYGMRAVKSVLVAAGNLKLKYPDESEDILMLRSIKDVNLPKFLSHDLPLFQGIASDLFPGVELPEPDYTHINSCTKEACLAANLQCTDFFLEKVQQIFEMMIVRHGFMIVGLPFGGKTSAYRMLAECLTRLEEQNLMEEHRVEITVINPKSITMGQLYGQFDPASHEWSDGVLAVSYRAFAVSQNENRKWLIFDGPVDAIWIENMNTVLDDNKKLCLMSGEIIQLAPTTNLIFEPMDLEVASPATVSRCGMIYMEPVTLGWTPLLKSWMNTLPNTLSEHIKIQLKEMFMRFCSILLHLIRRCGEMIPMPDSNLVRSVMHLCDCFMDDFKNPRYIESISDLDMRAQIEGSFFFSCVWALGGTLMATYREWFNDLFRGLMDREFPEELIARFGIPEDITGPKKPYVCPIPSGGLVFDYNYVKEGKGHWKLWSDNLSDVPPIPRDMPVNQIIVPTVETIRYMELFRKLVSHQKPVLLVGPTGTGKSVYIMEFLLKINDAKVYKPLFINFSAQTTANQTQDIIMSKLDKRRKGVYGAPPGKFWVIFVDDVSMPLKEEYGAQPPIELLRQWLDHQQWFDRREIVPIKLVDVQIMCAMGPPTGGKDVTPRFKRHFFTLSISEFQDDVMVMIFTNIMLWHIDAQGFGPEFISCADQVVLGTLDIYKESLINLLPTPAKSHYLFNLRDFSRVIQGVLLSTPESMPNPLKMKRQWVHEVLRVYGDRLVDEGDIGWLVGQLRKTMAKRMDEDMDKMFQDFTGDPEIVEDYHLRNLVYCDFHDPLAEKRMYVEVEALDTLAEIVEEYLAEYNSMTKKPMNLVLFRYVVRNNGVSTGLSIRFHRFAVEHLSKICRIIKQPRSHALLVGVGGSGRQSLTRLAAHISEYDIFQVEISKQYGVYEWHEDVKIVLRKSAATELHAAFLFTDSQIKEESFLEDISNLLNAGEVPNLFAADEKAEICEKMRQIDRQRDKTLQTDGSPVALFNFFVQVVREQLHIIVAMSPIGDGFRNRIRKFPALVNCCTIDWLQPWPEDALVAVATKFLEKIKLSSQERLACIEMCQVFHTSTQQLSKEFLSQARRWNYVTPTSYLELINTFKNLLAKKRQEVIDGKKRYEAGLGKLDNTHKQVGKMQETLMALQPKLLVAAKEVEKMLESVQKESAEASTVEAIVKKDEEAAMVVAGEAEAIRADCNADLELAMPILNAANAALNTLTPPDIVIVKTMKNPPAGVKLVMEAVCILKGLKPEKVTTDGIHQVDDYWKPSLRILGDIKFLDTLQQFDKDNIPEKIMTKIRTSILTNPNFDPDKIKNASTACEGLCKWVYALSEYDKVAKVIAPKKKALAKAEALFAEAMAELDVKRAQLKQVQDRVAALERLLAERKKSYQNMMDVVDDCEMKLIRAKELIGGLGGEYTRWSDTATALGQRYFRLTGDVLIAAGIVAYLGVFTMQYRSKQVEFWVKFCTGLNVVCSQDYQLTQVLGDPVQIRSWAIFGLPSDLFSVDNAIIVTNSMRWPLMIDPQGQANKWVKNTEKACNINVIRLTQNDYMRILESAIQFGQPVLLENVGEELDAALEPLLLKQTYKAGGTLCIKLGDSVVEYNEKFRLYITTKLRNPHYLPEVAVKVTLLNFMITPIGLEDQLLGIVVAKERPDLEVEKNQLIVQGAANKKMLKDIEDKILQVLSSSDENILEDQTAIGVLSSSKILSDDIQTKQAATEITEKSIDVARLQYTGIAVYSTILFFTIAVLANIDPMYQYSLVWFVNLFKSTIENTPPVEDLDQRLADLTKNFTYSLYVNICRSLFEKDKLLFSLLLVINLLNKQGKISNAHWMFLLTGGVGLDNPHPNPTNWLPIKSWDELCRLNDVAGFSGIRDSFASNLTAWKKIFDHKEPHTENMPPPFDKLTSFERMLVVRCVRADKMVPAVHQFVESEMGRQYVEPPPFDLISSYADSHCCVPLIFVLTPGADPTAVLLKFADDQGFGANRLFSLSLGQGQGPIAVRLIDEGIKNGTWVVLQNCHLAKSWMSTLEKVCENLLPETVHPDFRLWLTSYPADHFPVSVLQNGVKMTNEPPKGLRANIIRSYLQDPICDPEFFEKSKQKVIFKKMLFGLCFFHAIVQERRKFGPIGWNNPYEFNETDLRISVLQLKIFLDQYADVQYEALKYLTGECNYGGRVTDEWDRRTLVTILAKFYCPSLVENEKHLFDPSGIYYVPEVSDHAEFLEFVKTLPLITGPSVFGMNENADIIKDQQETDLMLSSVLLTQVNSRAHGSEDEFDSIFGFSAVASXDTATSEGDGGKSPDEVVFEVAADILSKLPADFDLVNALEKYPTSYEQSMNTVLVQEMGRFNKLLQTIRSSLQNVQKAIKGLVIMNAELEEVMMSTITGRIPMMWKSRSYPSLKPLGSYINDFLRRLTFLQEWYMDGPPTSFWISGFYFTQAFLTGARQNFARKYSIPIDLLIYDFIPLKETTFPTPPEDGVYVYGLFLDGARFNLSTMMLDESLPKVLYDEVPVLWLVPITKSKIKERSTYTCPVYKTSERRGILSTTGHSTNFVIAMWLPTNLPQEHWIIRGVAMLCQLSQ is encoded by the exons ATggaattgaaagaatttatgCTCAGGGCTGAAGAAGTCACGATAGTTCAGGTGGAGGCCAAGCTGCATGAAATAATCGAGTACATATTGTTTCTATCGGATTACTGGATCCTCACCAATgatgaaatacaaaataacAACAAGACGTTTCATTGGTACCACACGATGCCGATCATATTCGAGGATCACAAGGCGATGGTAGAGTTGAAGATCGTAGAGTTCCAGGAAACTTTGAAAG CTCGGTATCAGAAATTCACTGACGAACTGGCGCAGTATGCCAAACAGGCTGAAGAGCTGCAGTACTGGAATGATATAGAGGACATTCACCGTTATCAGAAGAAAGCGCAGAATCTAGAGAACAAGCTGATTGCGGCAATGGAGAAGATAGACCGGTTTAACGAGGAGGAGGTGTCATTCGGTTGGGAAACAACGCAATACCCAGAACGAAAGAAGATAGTGGACCGTATGATGCCGTTCAAGAAACTCTTTGACAGCGGATGCGAGTTTCTCACGAAGTACGAGCGATGGATGAACGCCATGATTGGCTCTTACCAGCCCGAGGAAATAGACAGCGATGTAGGCATAGCGTACAGGACGATATACAAGCTGGAGAAGAGTTTTCTCGAACCGGGACCGAAGAAATTAGCAATGGCAGTTCACGAAAAGATCGACGAATTCAGGCAGCATATGCCGGTCATTATGACCCTCGGCAATCCAGGGATTAAGGCTCGCCACTGGGAGCAGATTTCTGAGATCGTTGGATTTCCAATAAAAGTTGACTCCGAACTTACACTGGGAAAGGTTCTCGAGTTGGGGCTTGACGATTACATAGTTCGGTTTGAGAGCATTTCCGAAGCTGCGTCAAAAGAAAATACACTTGAAAAAAACTTGGAGAAAATGCAGAAAGACTGGGTAGACATGAGCTTCACGGTCAATCCGTACAAGGATTCTGGCACCTTTGTCATCGCTGGTGTCGACGAGATTCAGCTGATGCTTGACGACCACATTACGCGGACGATGACCATGAAGAACTCTGCGTACATAAAACCTTTCGAGTCGAAAATTCT ACGCTGGGAAGGCAAGCTACATCTCCTGCAGGACATACTTGACCAGTGGCTGAAAGTACAGGCAACGTGGATGTACTTGGAACCGATTTTCTCCTCTCCGGATATTCAGCAGCAGATGCCAGAGGAAGGGCGAAGGTTCAGCGCGGTGGACAAAACGTGGCGGGACATAATGAAGACCGTATACTCCGATTCGCGGGTTTTGTCTGTTCTAGAAATTGACAAGATGCTCGAGAGGCTTCGGAAGAGCTTTGGGCTTCTGGAACTGATCCAAAAAGGACTCAACGAGTACCTAGAAAAAAAGAGGCTCTACTTCCCCAGGTTCTTCTTCCTTTCAAACGATGAGCTCCTCGAAATACTGTCAGAAACGAAAGATCCGACTCG CGTTCAACCTCATTTGAAAAAGTGCTTCGAGGGAATAGCGAAGCTCGCGTTCAACTCAGACCTCGAAGTCAGTAAGATGAAGTCGGCCGAAGGAGAGGAAGTCGATTTGATCGACATTATTTCGACCGCGGCTGCAAGGGGTCAGGTAGAAAAGTGGCTTTTGGAACTGGAAGGAGACATGCGTAGAAGCGTTAGGCAGATGGTGATTTTGGCGATCGATGCATACCCGATAAAAGAACGCTCAACGTGGGTCCTCGAGTGGCCTGGACAGACGGTTCTCTGCGTGGGTTCGATGTACTGGACAGTTCAAATTGAGGAAGCAATGCCACTCGGGGTGCCAGGACTGAAGAATTACCTGGACCTTTGTAACGCTCAGTTGAATGAGATAATATTACTGGTCAGAGGAAAGCTATCCACGCAAAATCGAATCACTCTTG GTGCCTTAGTCACTCTCGACGTCCATGCCAGAGATGTACTAGTAGGACTCTGGCAGGACCAGGTCGTCGTCAACAATGACTTCAAGTGGCTTTGCCAGTTGAGATACTATTGGCAG GAAAATCTTTGCGTCTACATGATCAACTCTTCTCTTTATTACGGTTACGAATACCTTGGCAATTCACCGCGGCTCGTTATAACCCCGCTAACTGATCGATGCTACCGAACTCTCTTCGGGGCCCTGAGCCTTCACCTGGGTGGAGCTCCAGAAGGCCCAGCAGGCACAGGAAAAACTGAGACGACGAAGGACTTGGCGAAGGCAATTGCGAAGCAGTGCGTTGTCTTCAACTGCTCGGACGGTCTGGACTATATCGCTTTGGGCAAGTTTTTCAAGGGCCTGGCATCATGTGGAGCCTGGTCATGCTTTGACGAATTCAACCGAATCGATCTCGAAGTTCTCTCTGTGGTTGCGCAGCAGATACTAACTATTCAGAGGGGGATAAACTCTGGGGCGTCGAAGCTGCTCTTCGAAGGTACAGAAATATGGCTGGATCCCAGTTGCGCCGTTTTCATCACCATGAATCCTGGGTATGCCGGGAGGTCGGAGCTACCGGACAACTTGAAGGCGCTCTTCAGATCCGTCGCCATGATGGTGCCTGATTATGCCCTGATATCGGAGAACACACTCTACTCTTACGGCTTCTACAACGGGCGTCCGCTGGCAGTGAAAATAGTGACTGCGTACAAGCTGTGTTCGGAACAACTTAGCAGTCAGTGTCACTACGATTACGGGATGCGAGCAGTAAAATCCGTCTTGGTCGCAGCTGGGAACCTGAAGCTCAAGTACCCGGACGAATCTGAGGACATTTTGATGCTACGCAGTATAAAGGACGTCAACTTGCCAAAGTTTCTGAGTCACGACTTACCCCTCTTCCAAGGCATCGCCTCCGACCTTTTTCCTGGGGTTGAACTGCCTGAGCCCGATTACACCCACATAAACAGCTGCACGAAGGAAGCATGTCTCGCAGCGAATCTACAGTGTACAGATTTCTTTCTCGAGAAAGTACAGCAGATATTCGAGATGATGATAGTCAGACACGGTTTCATGATCGTCGGTCTTCCCTTTGGCGGTAAAACGTCGGCGTACAGGATGCTCGCCGAGTGTTTGACTCGCCTTGAGGAACAGAATCTGATGGAAGAGCACCGGGTCGAGATTACGGTGATCAATCCGAAGTCGATAACGATGGGCCAGTTGTACGGACAGTTCGATCCAGCGTCCCACGAATGGAGCGACGGAGTGCTTGCCGTCAGCTACAGAGCCTTTGCCGTCTcgcaaaatgaaaatcgaaagTGGTTAATTTTTGATGGACCCGTCGACGCGATCTGGATCGAAAACATGAACACAGTGTTGGATGACAATAAGAAACTCTGCCTCATGTCCGGTGAAATAATCCAGCTCGCTCCGACCACCAATTTAATATTTGAGCCCATGGACTTGGAG GTCGCTTCTCCAGCCACCGTGTCTCGCTGTGGTATGATTTACATGGAGCCCGTGACTCTGGGTTGGACGCCGCTTCTGAAATCATGGATGAACACGCTGCCCAACACCCTGAGCGAACACATTAAGATCCAGTTGAAAGAAATGTTCATGAGATTTTGTTCAATATTGTTACATCTGATTCGGCGTTGCGGA GAAATGATCCCGATGCCAGATTCAAACCTAGTTCGCTCAGTAATGCATCTGTGCGATTGTTTCATGGACGATTTTAAAAATCCTAGGTATATCGAGAGCATATCCGATCTGGACATGAGGGCACAGATAGAG GGATCGTTCTTCTTTTCCTGCGTTTGGGCGCTAGGTGGAACGCTGATGGCGACGTACCGAGAGTGGTTCAACGATCTTTTCCGCGGTTTGATGGACAGGGAATTCCCCGAGGAGCTGATCGCACGATTTGGCATTCCGGAAGACATAACTGGTCCAAAGAAGCCTTATGTTTGTCCAATACCATCAGGCGGGCTAGTTTTCGACTACAACTACGTCAAGGAGGGTAAAGGTCATTGGAAACTCTGGTCTGACAACTTGTCTGACGTTCCACCGATCCCGCGGGACATGCCGGTCAACCAGATAATCGTGCCGACCGTCGAGACGATCCGATACATGGAGCTCTTCAGGAAGCTGGTTTCGCATCAGAAGCCGGTCCTCCTGGTCGGGCCGACGGGGACTGGCAAGTCGGTCTACATAATGGAATTCCTCCTGAAGATAAACGACGCCAAGGTGTATAAGCCCCTTTTCATAAACTTCTCAGCTCAGACGACGGCCAATCAAACCCAGGACATAATAATGAGCAAGCTGGACAAGCGGAGAAAAGGCGTATATGGCGCACCGCCTGGAAAATTCTGGGTCATCTTTGTTGACGACGTATCAATGCCCCTGAAAGAGGAATATGGCGCTCAACCGCCGATCGAACTTCTCCGACAGTGGCTCGACCACCAGCAGTGGTTCGACCGGCGGGAAATCGTTCCCATAAAGCTGGTAGACGTTCAGATAATGTGCGCGATGGGGCCACCGACAGGTGGAAAAGACGTCACGCCCAGGTTCAAGCGGCACTTTTTCACGTTGAGCATATCTGAGTTTCAAGATGATGTCATGGTGATGATATTCACCAACATCATGCTCTGGCACATTGATGCCCAGGGCTTTGGTCCAGAATTCATATCATGTGCGGATCAGGTGGTCCTTGGCACGTTGGATATATACAAAGAGAGTCTCATCAACCTGTTGCCCACCCCGGCAAAGTCACACTATCTGTTCAACTTACGTGATTTTTCCCGAGTCATCCAGGGCGTTCTTTTGTCGACTCCGGAATCCATGCCAAATCCA ctCAAAATGAAACGGCAATGGGTACACGAAGTGCTCCGTGTCTACGGTGACCGGCTTGTAGATGAAGGAGACATTGGCTGGCTGGTTGGCCAGCTCCGAAAGACGATGGCCAAGCGAATGGATGAGGACATGGACAAGATGTTCCAAGACTTCACAGGGGATCCCGAAATT GTTGAGGATTACCATTTGCGAAATTTGGTGTACTGCGACTTTCATGATCCCCTGGCAGAGAAGAGGATGTACGTCGAAGTCGAGGCGCTTGATACACTTGCTGAAATTGTCGAGGAGTATCTAGCCGAATACAACTCGATGACGAAGAAGCCCATGAACCTGGTTCTCTTCAGGTATGTCGTTAGGAATAATGGTGTGTCGACTGGTCTGTCAATCCGA TTTCACAGGTTCGCTGTCGAGCATCTGTCCAAGATCTGTCGCATAATAAAACAGCCCCGAAGCCATGCGCTTCTTGTGGGTGTTGGAGGCTCAGGTCGACAATCGTTGACACGTTTGGCTGCCCACATATCTGAGTACGATATATTTCAAGTCGAGATATCGAAGCAGTACGGAGTGTACGAGTGGCACGAAGACGTCAAGATAGTCCTCCGCAAGAGTGCCGCGACAGAATTGCACGCAGCGTTTCTTTTTACCGATAGTCAAATAAAGGAGGAGTCGTTCCTTGAGGACATCAGCAACCTGCTGAATGCCGGCGAAGTTCCAAACTTATTCGCTGCGGACGAGAAGGCGGAGATTTGTGAGAAGATGCGTCAGATAGACAGGCAGCGAGACAAGACGCTCCAAACGGACGGCAGCCCGGTTGCTCTCTTCAATTTCTTCGTTCAAGTTGTCCGCGAACAGTTGCACATCATTGTCGCTATGTCACCCATCGGTGACGGCTTCCGAAACAGGATTCGCAAGTTCCCTGCTCTTGTGAATTGCTGCACAATCGACTGGCTCCAGCCATGGCCTGAAGATGCTCTTGTCGCTGTTGCGACCAAGTTTCTTGAGAAGATAAAACTGTCCTCTCAAGAGAGGCTTGCCTGCATCGAGATGTGCCAGGTCTTCCACACCTCGACTCAGCAGCTTTCTAAGGAATTCCTTTCTCAAGCTCGCAGGTGGAATTACGTCACACCCACATCTTACCTCGAACTGATTaacactttcaaaaatttactcGCGAAAAAGAGGCAGGAGGTCATTGACGGGAAGAAGAGGTACGAGGCGGGTCTCGGAAAATTGGACAACACTCACAAGCAGGTTGGCAAAATGCAAGAAACTTTAATGGCGCTTCAGCCGAAGCTTTTGGTCGCTGCAAAGGAAGTCGAAAAGATGCTTGAAAGCGTTCAGAAAGAGAGCGCTGAGGCATCCACAGTTGAGGCGATTGTCAAGAAAGATGAAGAGGCTGCGATG GTTGTAGCTGGAGAGGCTGAAGCGATTCGCGCGGATTGCAACGCGGATTTAGAACTTGCGATGCCGATATTGAACGCAGCAAACGCAGCGTTGAATACACTGACTCCTCCAGATATTGTGATAGttaaaacgatgaaaaatccaCCGGCAGGTGTCAAGCTCGTAATGGAGGCAGTATGCATATTGAAG GGTCTGAAGCCCGAAAAGGTGACGACAGACGGTATCCACCAGGTGGACGACTACTGGAAACCGTCACTGCGAATCTTGGGGGATATCAAATTCCTGGACACATTGCAGCAGTTTGACAAGGACAACATACccgaaaaaataatgacgaaGATCCGAACCTCAATCCTAACAAACCCGAACTTTGATCCTGACAAGATAAAGAACGCCTCGACGGCCTGCGAGGGTCTGTGCAAGTGGGTGTACGCCCTGTCGGAATACGACAAAGTGGCAAAGGTCATTGCGCCGAAAAAGAAGGCTCTGGCGAAGGCAGAAGCTTTGTTTGCTGAGGCGATGGCGGAGCTCGACGTCAAACGAGCGCAGCTTAAGCAGGTCCAGGACAGAGTTGCCGCCTTGGAACGCCTGCTTGCTGAGCGGAAGAAGAGTTACCAGAACATGATGGACGTGGTAGACGACTGTGAAATGAAGCTGATCAGAGCCAAGGAACTGATTGGTGGACTGGGCGGCGAGTACACGCGGTGGTCAGACACGGCGACAGCGCTTGGCCAGCGGTACTTTCGGCTTACCGGTGATGTTCTTATCGCCGCGGGCATCGTCGCCTACCTAGGTGTTTTCACGATGCAATACCGTTCCAAGCAAGTCGAGTTCTGGGTCAAGTTTTGCACGGGCCTGAACGTTGTCTGTTCCCAGGACTACCAGCTCACTCAGGTTCTCGGAGACCCCGTGCAAATCAGGTCCTGGGCTATTTTTGGCCTGCCAAGCGATCTCTTTTCCGTCGATAACGCTATCATCGTCACCAACTCCATGCGCTGGCCCCTCATGATAGACCCTCAGGGTCAGGCCAACAAGTGGGTCAAGAATACGGAGAAGGCCTGCAACATCAATGTCATTCGACTCACCCAAAATGATTACATGCGTATCCTCGAAAGCGCTATTCAGTTTGGCCAGCCTGTACTGCTGGAAAACGTCGGCGAGGAACTCGACGCTGCTCTCGAACCACTTCTTCTGAAGCAGACTTACAAGGCTGGCGGAACTCTTTGCATCAAACTTGGTGACTCGGTTGTCGAGTATAATGAAAAGTTCAG gctTTACATCACGACTAAATTGAGAAATCCACACTATCTACCAGAGGTTGCCGTTAAGGTTACGCTCCTCAATTTCATGATAACGCCTATTGGCCTCGAGGATCAGTTACTAGGAATTGTTGTCGCAAAGGAACGGCCTGATTTGGAGGTTGAAAAGAATCAGCTGATCGTTCAGGGAGCCGCAAACAAAAA AATGTTGAAGGACATCGAAGACAAGATTCTTCAAGTCCTGTCATCATCTGACGAAAATATTCTGGAGGACCAGACGGCGATCGGCGTTCTTAGCTCGTCGAAAATTCTTTCTGACGATATCCAAACCAAACAAGCAGCCACTGAAATCACTGAGAAGTCGATCGATGTTGCCAGACTTCAATACACCGGCATCGCTGTTTACTCCACCATCTTGTTCTTCACCATAG CGGTCCTGGCTAATATCGATCCAATGTATCAGTACTCGTTAGTATGGTTCGTCAACCTGTTCAAATCGACGATCGAAAACACGCCCCCAGTGGAAGACCTTGATCAGCGGTTGGCCGATCtgactaaaaattttacatattcGTTGTACGTGAACATATGCCGCTCGTTGTTCGAGAAGGACAAGCTGCTCTTCTCTCTTCTGCTAGTCATCAACCTTCTGAACAAGCAGGGTAAGATATCAAACGCTCATTGGATGTTCCTGCTAACAGGCGGCGTCGGCCTCGACAATCCTCATCCAAATCCTACAAACTGGCTGCCAATAAAGTCGTGGGACGAACTCTGTCGCTTGAATGACGTGGCTGGATTCAGC GGCATCAGAGACTCATTTGCATCAAACCTCACAGCGTGGAAAAAGATATTCGATCACAAGGAGCCGCACACTGAGAACATGCCACCTCCGTTCGACAAGCTTACGTCGTTCGAAAGGATGTTGGTGGTCAGATGCGTCCGAGCTGACAAAATGGTGCCGGCCGTTCATCAATTCGTtgaat CTGAAATGGGAAGGCAGTACGTGGAGCCTCCACCGTTTGACCTCATATCTTCTTACGCCGATTCGCACTGCTGCGTTCCCCTGATATTTGTCCTGACTCCTGGTGCCGATCCGACAGCAGTTTTACTCAAGTTCGCTGACGACCAAGGATTCGGTGCCAACAGGCTCTTTTCTCTATCCCTTGGACAGGGGCAGGGACCGATTGCCGTTCGACTGATCGATGAGGGGATTAAAAACGGCACGTGGGTCGTACTCCAGAATTGTCACCTGGCCAAAAGTTGGATGAGCACCCTGGAAAAG GTTTGTGAAAACCTTCTTCCGGAAACGGTTCATCCCGATTTCCGACTCTGGCTAACGAGCTACCCGGCCGATCACTTTCCGGTTAGCGTTCTTCAAAACGGTGTCAAGATGACGAATGAACCACCGAAGGGCTTGAGAGCTAATATAATCCGATCTTACCTCCAA GATCCGATCTGCGACCCGGAGTTTTTCGAGAAATCGAAGCAGAAGGTTATCTTCAAAAAGATGTTATTCGGACTCTGCTTCTTTCACGCGATCGTCCAGGAGCGTCGCAAGTTCGGACCGATCGGCTGGAATAATCCGTATGAGTTCAACGAAACCGATTTACGAATCAGCGTGCTCCAGCTGAAAATCTTCCTCGATCAATACGCCGATGTTCAATACGAGGCCCTGAAATATCTAACAG GTGAGTGCAACTATGGCGGCCGGGTGACGGACGAGTGGGACCGGCGAACGCTGGTTACCATCTTGGCGAAATTCTACTGCCCGTCTCTCGTAGAGAATGAAAAGCACCTCTTCGATCCGAGCGGCATTTACTACGTTCCGGAGGTCAGTGACCACGCGGAGTTCCTCGAGTTCGTTAAGACTCTGCCACTGATAACGGGGCCGAGCGTTTTCGGCATGAACGAAAACGCGGACATCATAAAAGACCAGCAGGAAACGGACCTGATGCTATCCTCCGTGCTTCTGACCCAGGTGAATTCGCGAGCTCATGGAAGTGAAGACGAATTTGACTCCATCTTTGGTTTCTCTGCTGTTGCTTCGTAGGACACCGCGACGAGCGAAGGAGACGGTGGAAAATCCCCAGACGAAGTGGTCTTCGAGGTGGCGGCTGATATTCTATCCAAGCTTCCGGCTGACTTCGACCTCGTCAACGCCCTCGAGAAATATCCAACCTCTTACGAACAAAGTATGAATACAGTGCTGGTTCAGGAGATGGGGAGATTCAACAAGTTGCTACAGACCATAAGGAGCAGCCTTCAAAACGTCCAGAAAGCCATAAAAG GTCTGGTAATCATGAACGCTGAGCTTGAGGAGGTCATGATGTCAACAATAACTGGAAGGATACCTATGATGTGGAAATCCCGGTCTTACCCGTCCCTGAAGCCACTCGGTAGCTACATAAACGACTTTCTGCGGCGGCTCACGTTCTTGCAG GAATGGTACATGGATGGTCCCCCCACGTCCTTCTGGATATCCGGCTTCTACTTTACTCAAGCCTTCCTAACTGGCGCCCGGCAAAATTTTGCCAGGAAATACTCGATTCCTATCGATCTATTGATCTACGACTTTATACCTCTGAAGGAAACCACGTTTCCCACACCTCCTGAGGACGGTGTCTACGTGTACGGTCTTTTCCTCGACGGGGCGAGATTCAACTTGTCGACAATGATGCTTGACGAGTCATTGCCCAAAGTTCTTTACGACGAAGTTCCAGTC TTATGGCTTGTCCCGATAACCAAATCGAAGATTAAAGAGAGGTCGACTTACACGTGCCCTGTATATAAGACGAGCGAACGTCGTGGGATTCTCTCAACTACGGGCCACTCGACGAACTTTGTTATTGCTATGTGGCTGCCGACGAACCTTCCGCAAGAACATTGGATAATCCGAGGCGTGGCAATGCTTTGTCAGCTTTCGCAGTAA